TTCACGGAACGAATCGAAAGATCGCATGTTATCACGTGGGCTGCGAACTCCATACGCAGCAAACACAACGGGTTTCGCAGCCTGCCTCCCTGGGCCAAATGCGTCGTCTGGAGAGGCGCGGACAACTGGGAAATCAAATGGTTTCGCTTTCCATTCCTTCTCCGCCCTCGAATCTTCATCCCGACTGGGGTTCCGTCGGTGAGCCAGCGTTTCGTACCGTCTAGATCGTCCAGGATTCACATCAAACGACGCGGGCCGCACGACCGATCGATTCGATCTTGCCCCGTTTCTCCGATCGAGAATCCGTCCTCCAGGCCGCCGATCTGAACCAGTCGCGATACAGGACGCCATCGTGAATCGACTCGAATCGCCTCGCGAAGGTCAACTTCGCGAAAACCAAACCCGTGAACGTCAGTTTCGCGAACATCAATCGTTCACGAAGACCAGCACCACGAACGATGCGGTGACCCTGTATCGTCCCGTCACGCTGCTCTACATGGCAGCGATGACAATGATGCTGGTGCCGATGATGACGCTGGTCGATGTGAACATCGCGTCGTACTTCCGCACCGCACCGCTGCCGGCGGAACTGGATTCCGCCTTGGAATTGTCCTTGGTGCTCTCGCACGGTTACGGGGTCTTTGTGATCTTGCTTGCCATTTTGTTGATGGCCCCCAAACGGCGTTGGCATTTGCCTCGTCTAGTCACGTTGGCACTGGGCGGTGGAGCCATTGCGACGATTGCAAAGATGTTTGTGATCCGGCCTCGTCCCAGCAACCTCAATCTCAACCATGCCGGTCACGATTCCGCTTGGCTTTGGGCATTCGATTGGGATCTCAGCGAAGTCGCTTCGTTTGACTCGGCCATGCGAGCCTTTCCCAGCGGTCACGTTGTCACCGCGACCGCCATGCTGATCGGATTGTGGGTGGTTGTCCCGAGAGGTCGCTTGTTATTCGTCATGGTTTGGATGGGTGTGCTGGCCAACCGGGTCAACACCAGCGCTCACTTCACCAGCGATGTGTGTGGCGGTGTGGCGTTTGGACTGTTTTGGTCCTATGTCTGCTTTCATCCGCGTTTGCTAGGCAACCTCTTTGACAAGATGGTTCCCGAACATGGGCGACGCACTCGCGCTGAAACCAGCGATTCGTCGGAAGCCAATCAGCAATTGGCCCCCCAAATCAACGTGGGTTCGCCGACGGGAACACCATCGTTCCCCATGCATGCCTCACCAATTCATGCTTCGCAAATGAGTGCGACGGAACAATACGAAGCGATGGCATCCAAGATGTCGCCCAATGCGACACCACCTCGTTCGAACACGTCCGGTGAGATCGAAAAGAACGATCAGCAGGGTGATGACCACCACAACAGGCAGCAAGATTTCGGCGATGCAGGCGAGCGAGCGGCTTAGCAACCCAGCTCGGAGAACCTCCGAGCGCGCGGCCTGTTGATTGAATCCTAACCCGAAGCGTGAGCG
Above is a window of Rhodopirellula islandica DNA encoding:
- a CDS encoding phosphatase PAP2 family protein; amino-acid sequence: MNRLESPREGQLRENQTRERQFREHQSFTKTSTTNDAVTLYRPVTLLYMAAMTMMLVPMMTLVDVNIASYFRTAPLPAELDSALELSLVLSHGYGVFVILLAILLMAPKRRWHLPRLVTLALGGGAIATIAKMFVIRPRPSNLNLNHAGHDSAWLWAFDWDLSEVASFDSAMRAFPSGHVVTATAMLIGLWVVVPRGRLLFVMVWMGVLANRVNTSAHFTSDVCGGVAFGLFWSYVCFHPRLLGNLFDKMVPEHGRRTRAETSDSSEANQQLAPQINVGSPTGTPSFPMHASPIHASQMSATEQYEAMASKMSPNATPPRSNTSGEIEKNDQQGDDHHNRQQDFGDAGERAA